From Gemmatimonadota bacterium, a single genomic window includes:
- a CDS encoding molybdenum cofactor biosynthesis protein MoaE yields the protein MAPLDVAGLMASVGAADRGGVASFVGLVRDHHGGRAVVELEYTAYEAMADAALAAIVAEAEGRWPVAVAVRHRLGVLAIGDAAVVVAVGGAHRDETFAACRYVIEELKRRVPIWKRERYLDGTEAWVDPTVPGGIVSA from the coding sequence ATGGCCCCGTTGGACGTGGCAGGTCTGATGGCCTCGGTCGGCGCCGCTGATCGGGGTGGCGTCGCCAGCTTTGTCGGGTTGGTGCGCGATCACCATGGCGGCCGCGCGGTGGTCGAATTGGAATACACGGCTTACGAAGCCATGGCGGATGCCGCGCTGGCGGCGATCGTGGCCGAAGCCGAAGGCCGGTGGCCGGTGGCCGTCGCGGTCCGCCATCGTCTGGGCGTCCTCGCGATTGGGGATGCCGCCGTCGTCGTTGCGGTCGGCGGGGCCCACCGTGACGAGACCTTCGCCGCCTGCCGGTATGTCATCGAAGAACTGAAGCGCCGGGTTCCGATTTGGAAACGAGAGCGCTATCTCGATGGGACCGAGGCCTGGGTGGACCCGACAGTGCCCGGCGGGATCGTGTCGGCATGA
- a CDS encoding tRNA (cytidine(34)-2'-O)-methyltransferase has protein sequence MALHIALIQPEIPPNTGNIARLCAATDTSLHLIEPLGFSIEDADLKRAGLDYWEHVDLWRHRNWFAFRDAMARSRCLYFSANADRPYWEAPYRPNSCLVFGNETEGMPARILEKHPDECFTIPMSSGHVRSLNLATAAGIVLYEAIRTMTTLPVRSA, from the coding sequence ATGGCCTTACATATCGCCTTGATCCAACCGGAGATTCCGCCAAACACCGGCAATATCGCTCGGCTCTGTGCCGCCACCGATACCAGTCTTCATTTGATTGAGCCGCTCGGCTTCTCGATTGAAGACGCCGACCTGAAGCGCGCCGGGCTCGACTATTGGGAGCACGTCGACCTCTGGCGCCATCGCAACTGGTTCGCCTTTCGCGACGCGATGGCCCGGAGTCGTTGTCTCTACTTTTCAGCCAACGCGGACCGCCCCTATTGGGAGGCCCCGTACCGGCCCAATAGCTGTCTCGTCTTCGGGAACGAGACGGAGGGGATGCCGGCCCGGATTCTGGAGAAGCATCCGGACGAGTGCTTTACCATTCCGATGTCCTCGGGCCACGTCCGAAGTCTCAACCTCGCCACGGCCGCCGGCATCGTCCTCTATGAGGCGATCCGAACCATGACCACCCTGCCGGTCAGG
- the secG gene encoding preprotein translocase subunit SecG, whose protein sequence is MLYGFILTLLVIDGLLLAVVVLLQAGQGGGMASLGGGTTDLVMGGRQAVTILHTLSWWTGGIFMTLALVLSLIASRSAVGATDVQQRLRNAPAAIAPAPLNQAPATTGAAAPSASTAEAPAPATPAAATK, encoded by the coding sequence ATGCTCTACGGGTTCATCCTAACGTTGCTAGTGATCGACGGGCTTCTTCTCGCCGTCGTCGTCCTGTTGCAGGCCGGACAAGGCGGGGGCATGGCCTCGCTTGGCGGCGGCACCACCGATTTGGTCATGGGCGGCCGTCAAGCGGTCACCATTCTCCACACTCTGTCGTGGTGGACCGGCGGCATCTTCATGACCTTGGCGCTGGTGCTGTCCTTGATCGCCTCGCGCAGTGCGGTCGGAGCCACGGACGTTCAGCAACGCCTCCGAAACGCTCCAGCTGCGATCGCACCAGCGCCGCTCAACCAGGCCCCGGCAACGACCGGAGCCGCGGCCCCTTCGGCATCCACGGCGGAGGCTCCAGCCCCCGCGACCCCGGCCGCGGCCACCAAGTAG
- the gap gene encoding type I glyceraldehyde-3-phosphate dehydrogenase → MAIRVAINGFGRIGRNVLRAATMANVTDLEIVAVNDLTDTKTLAHLLKYDSVHGKFPGTVAPAPDGIHVNGRTIKVLSEKDPAKLPWQALGVDVVLESTGRFTDREPAAKHLEAGARRVVISAPAKNEDITIVYGVNHQAFDPAKHFVISNASCTTNCLVPVVKVIRDHFGFVRGFMTTVHSYTNDQMILDLPHKDLRRARAAAMSIIPTTTGAAKATALVIPEVKGKIDGVALRVPTADVSLVDLTCVVEKSTSVQEINDVFTAAAAGALKGVLAVSDEPLVSIDYVGNLASSTVDLLSTQVIDGTMVHVSSWYDNEMGYSARCVDLMRYIGALGA, encoded by the coding sequence ATGGCGATTCGAGTGGCGATCAACGGATTCGGCCGGATCGGTCGGAATGTGCTCCGGGCCGCGACCATGGCCAACGTCACCGACCTCGAGATCGTTGCCGTCAACGACTTGACGGACACGAAGACTCTGGCCCATCTGCTCAAGTATGACTCGGTCCACGGCAAGTTCCCCGGCACCGTTGCGCCGGCGCCGGACGGGATCCATGTCAATGGCCGCACCATCAAGGTGCTGTCGGAGAAGGACCCCGCCAAGCTGCCGTGGCAAGCGCTCGGGGTGGATGTGGTGCTCGAATCGACCGGCCGCTTCACCGACCGGGAGCCGGCCGCGAAGCACTTGGAAGCGGGCGCCCGCCGGGTTGTGATCTCGGCGCCGGCCAAAAACGAGGACATCACCATCGTGTACGGGGTCAATCACCAGGCCTTCGATCCCGCCAAGCATTTCGTGATTTCCAACGCCAGCTGCACCACGAATTGCCTGGTCCCGGTCGTGAAAGTCATCCGCGATCATTTCGGGTTCGTCCGCGGCTTCATGACCACGGTTCATTCATATACCAACGACCAAATGATTCTCGACCTTCCCCACAAGGATCTCCGCCGGGCCCGGGCCGCGGCGATGTCGATTATTCCGACCACGACCGGAGCGGCCAAGGCCACCGCGCTCGTCATCCCGGAGGTGAAGGGTAAGATCGACGGCGTCGCACTCCGGGTCCCGACCGCCGATGTCTCCTTGGTCGACTTGACCTGTGTGGTCGAGAAGTCGACCTCGGTGCAAGAGATCAACGATGTCTTCACCGCGGCCGCGGCCGGCGCCTTGAAGGGGGTCCTGGCCGTCAGCGACGAACCGCTGGTGTCGATCGACTACGTCGGGAACCTGGCGTCGAGTACGGTGGATCTCCTGTCGACCCAAGTCATCGACGGGACGATGGTCCACGTGTCGTCGTGGTATGACAACGAGATGGGCTACTCGGCCCGGTGCGTCGACCTGATGCGGTACATCGGAGCGCTCGGCGCATGA
- the carA gene encoding carbamoyl-phosphate synthase small subunit, translated as MTERPAFVLLEDGTWYAGTARDDQRPGFGEVVFTTNLTGYQETFTDPSYIGQIVVMTAPMIGNYGVNDGDMESGRPQVAGVVVREMARSYSNWQATGGLDQWLAAAGIPVIEGVDTRRLTRHIRERGAMRGVIAVGAEPSPELIAALAASPTMVGLDLASTAGTREVYGEGGGGKGPHVVAIDFGMKRNIVRMLSAAGCRVTVVPSDTPAEAILARNPDGLFLSNGPGDPGALGSAIKTIRELADTGLPTFGICLGHQLLGSAFGGRTVKLPYGHRGGNHPVKDLKGGRVLITSQNHGFAVEGTAEGVPGAPDLEVTHLNLNDGTVEGVRHRHLPVFAVQYHPEAAPGPHDAFPHFGEFLDLMASRPLQGRNPLTHNS; from the coding sequence ATGACGGAGCGCCCCGCTTTCGTATTGCTCGAGGATGGCACCTGGTACGCCGGCACCGCTCGGGACGACCAAAGACCTGGCTTCGGTGAAGTGGTGTTTACCACCAACCTCACCGGGTACCAGGAGACCTTCACTGACCCGAGTTACATCGGTCAGATCGTCGTGATGACGGCCCCGATGATCGGCAACTACGGGGTGAATGACGGCGACATGGAATCCGGGCGCCCGCAGGTGGCGGGTGTGGTCGTCCGGGAAATGGCCCGGAGTTACTCGAACTGGCAGGCCACCGGCGGCCTTGATCAATGGCTGGCCGCGGCGGGCATCCCGGTCATTGAAGGGGTCGATACCAGGCGGTTGACGCGGCACATCCGAGAGCGGGGAGCGATGCGGGGCGTCATCGCGGTCGGCGCCGAGCCGAGCCCCGAACTCATCGCGGCACTCGCCGCGTCGCCGACGATGGTTGGCTTGGACCTGGCTTCGACCGCCGGGACCCGGGAAGTCTACGGTGAAGGTGGAGGCGGCAAGGGACCCCACGTCGTGGCCATCGACTTCGGTATGAAGCGGAACATCGTTCGGATGCTGTCCGCGGCCGGCTGCCGGGTTACAGTAGTGCCCTCGGACACCCCGGCCGAGGCCATCCTGGCCCGGAATCCCGATGGGCTGTTCCTCTCGAACGGCCCCGGCGACCCGGGGGCATTGGGCTCCGCCATCAAAACCATTCGGGAGTTGGCCGACACCGGCCTTCCCACTTTCGGGATTTGTCTAGGACATCAGTTGTTGGGCTCTGCTTTCGGCGGCCGGACGGTCAAGCTCCCGTATGGCCATCGGGGCGGTAACCACCCAGTCAAGGATCTCAAGGGCGGCCGGGTCCTCATTACGTCCCAGAACCATGGCTTTGCCGTCGAGGGCACCGCCGAAGGGGTCCCCGGAGCGCCCGACCTCGAGGTTACCCACCTCAATCTGAACGATGGGACGGTCGAGGGCGTGCGCCATCGGCACCTCCCGGTTTTTGCGGTCCAGTACCACCCCGAGGCCGCCCCGGGGCCCCATGATGCTTTCCCGCACTTCGGCGAGTTCCTTGACTTGATGGCCTCCCGGCCGTTGCAGGGACGCAACCCCTTGACACACAACAGTTAA
- a CDS encoding triose-phosphate isomerase yields MARGRIFAANWKMHLGPAEARDYLATFLAGFEPDPAARYWFFPSAVSLEAVAVALNGHPNIAVGAQDVYWEPKGAFTGATSAGLAKAAGASIALIGHSERRHVFGETVPETARKLRAVLGNGLTPLLCVGETVAEREAGTTLEVVLGQLHGALDGLVASDLAKVVVAYEPVWAIGTGKNAPPAAAAAVHSAIRTDLRGHGHPAPEVLYGGSVNLGNVGALLAESELDGVLVGGASLDPAGWRRLVSGTSPPGSKS; encoded by the coding sequence ATGGCTCGGGGAAGGATTTTTGCGGCGAACTGGAAGATGCACCTCGGGCCAGCCGAGGCGCGGGACTACCTGGCCACGTTCCTTGCGGGATTCGAACCGGATCCCGCCGCCCGTTATTGGTTCTTCCCGAGTGCCGTGAGTCTGGAGGCGGTCGCGGTTGCGCTCAATGGTCACCCCAACATCGCGGTGGGAGCCCAGGACGTGTATTGGGAGCCCAAGGGGGCCTTCACCGGCGCGACCTCCGCCGGGCTCGCGAAGGCTGCTGGGGCAAGCATCGCGCTGATCGGGCACTCCGAACGGCGCCACGTCTTTGGGGAAACCGTGCCCGAGACGGCGCGGAAGCTTCGGGCAGTGCTCGGGAACGGCCTGACGCCGCTGCTCTGCGTCGGGGAGACGGTGGCCGAACGGGAGGCCGGGACGACGCTCGAGGTGGTGCTCGGTCAATTGCACGGCGCGCTCGACGGACTGGTCGCGTCCGACCTCGCGAAGGTCGTGGTGGCCTATGAGCCGGTATGGGCCATCGGAACCGGCAAGAACGCCCCCCCCGCCGCCGCCGCCGCGGTTCACTCGGCCATCCGGACTGATCTGCGAGGCCACGGGCACCCGGCCCCGGAGGTGCTCTACGGCGGCAGCGTCAATTTGGGCAACGTCGGCGCCCTGCTCGCCGAGTCGGAGCTCGACGGCGTCTTGGTCGGTGGAGCGAGTCTCGACCCCGCCGGCTGGCGCCGACTCGTATCGGGCACCTCGCCGCCCGGCTCAAAATCTTGA
- a CDS encoding integration host factor subunit beta, which produces MTKADLVEQVTAAMARTAGPLISKKDCARVVDAFLDAIKLALRDQHNIEVRGFGTFKIRRRKTRMARNPRTGDPVEVAARPVPVFKPSKELRALVAEEHDGGPLPPSHDDDDDNN; this is translated from the coding sequence ATGACGAAGGCCGATCTGGTTGAGCAGGTGACCGCCGCCATGGCTCGAACGGCGGGCCCGCTGATCTCGAAGAAAGATTGCGCGCGCGTCGTTGATGCCTTTCTTGACGCCATTAAACTGGCGCTTCGAGATCAGCACAACATTGAAGTGCGCGGATTCGGCACCTTCAAGATCCGACGCCGGAAGACCCGCATGGCGCGGAATCCGCGCACCGGTGATCCCGTCGAAGTGGCCGCCCGGCCGGTGCCGGTGTTCAAGCCTAGTAAGGAGTTACGAGCTTTGGTCGCCGAGGAGCATGACGGCGGACCGTTGCCGCCGTCGCATGACGACGACGATGATAACAATTAG
- the moaA gene encoding GTP 3',8-cyclase MoaA, producing the protein MTAVLDRFARPLGSLRLSVTDRCNMRCGYCMPNADYVWLPRSSILSFEELDRLAGIFASLGAGKVRLTGGEPLLRHDLPALVRLVAARSAIGEVTLTTNGILLADQAKALRQAGLGRVTISLDTLSPARLKAFAKTDRHGAILAGLDSARRHFPSVKLNSVIIRGYNEDEVVGLLEFSIERGIELRYIEYMDVGGATGWDRDQVVSRAEILDLVAKHFGPPIPIDGRGQAPAETFELPGGHRFGVIASTTAPFCGSCDRSRVTADGTWYLCLYADRGVDLRQPLRDGATDADLAALVSATWAARTDRGAEQRVALAGRGVLHAIEGLRADPRREMHTRGG; encoded by the coding sequence ATGACGGCGGTTCTTGACCGGTTCGCCCGGCCGTTAGGCAGCCTTCGGCTGTCGGTCACCGACCGCTGCAACATGCGGTGCGGCTACTGCATGCCGAACGCCGACTATGTCTGGCTCCCCCGTAGTTCGATCCTTTCCTTCGAGGAACTCGATCGGCTGGCCGGCATCTTCGCGTCCCTCGGCGCCGGGAAGGTGCGGCTGACCGGCGGGGAACCGTTGCTTCGGCATGACCTCCCGGCGCTGGTTCGCTTGGTGGCCGCCCGATCGGCCATCGGCGAGGTGACGCTCACCACGAACGGCATTCTCCTCGCCGATCAAGCCAAGGCGCTTCGGCAGGCGGGACTCGGCCGCGTCACCATCAGCCTCGACACCCTGAGCCCCGCCCGTCTCAAAGCCTTTGCCAAAACCGACCGGCATGGGGCGATTCTCGCCGGCCTCGACAGCGCCCGGCGGCATTTCCCGTCCGTCAAGCTCAATTCGGTCATCATCCGCGGGTATAACGAGGATGAAGTCGTCGGGCTGCTCGAGTTTTCGATCGAACGCGGCATCGAGCTTCGGTACATCGAATACATGGACGTCGGCGGCGCCACGGGGTGGGACCGCGACCAAGTGGTGAGCCGCGCGGAGATTCTGGACCTCGTGGCGAAACACTTCGGTCCGCCCATTCCAATCGATGGCCGTGGTCAGGCTCCGGCCGAAACCTTTGAATTGCCGGGCGGACACCGGTTCGGCGTCATTGCCTCGACGACGGCCCCGTTCTGCGGGAGTTGCGACCGGAGCCGGGTAACCGCGGACGGCACCTGGTACCTTTGTCTCTACGCCGATCGAGGCGTCGATCTCCGCCAACCGCTTCGCGACGGGGCCACCGATGCGGACCTCGCGGCGCTCGTGTCGGCGACCTGGGCGGCGCGAACCGATCGCGGGGCCGAACAGCGCGTGGCGTTGGCAGGACGTGGCGTGCTCCACGCCATCGAAGGCCTTCGGGCCGATCCTCGCCGAGAGATGCACACCCGCGGAGGGTGA
- a CDS encoding MoaD/ThiS family protein: MYPLSVMASVQVLLFARYAELLGSSRLPVSLDHAATVGDLVAVLRTLPGGNSLPERPFVTVNLTQAGFEHRLAATDEVALLPPMAGG, translated from the coding sequence ATGTACCCATTATCCGTCATGGCCTCAGTCCAAGTCCTGCTCTTCGCCCGCTATGCCGAGTTGCTCGGGAGTTCGCGCCTGCCTGTTTCGCTCGATCACGCCGCGACGGTTGGCGATCTGGTGGCGGTTCTCAGAACATTGCCCGGAGGTAACTCGTTGCCGGAGCGTCCGTTCGTCACCGTCAACCTGACTCAGGCCGGATTCGAACACCGACTGGCGGCCACTGACGAGGTGGCCCTGCTTCCTCCAATGGCCGGCGGCTGA
- a CDS encoding phosphoglycerate kinase, whose protein sequence is MKRTLASLDPARLDGRRVVVRVDFNCPVKDGKVTDDTRIRASLPTIEYLRSKGARVVLLSHFGRPKGAPDPKYTIRPCVRALESALGATVTFVENPASEAAVGATKRLARGGVALMENTRFYPGEETNDPELSRQFAALGELYVNDAFGSAHRAQASTSGIAEILKPAVSGFLMETELNYLGEALTRPKRPFISVMGGAKISGKIDLIEALLPKVDQVLVGGAMACTFFKAMGLETGNSLIEPDRVELAKALLDRAGDKLVLPRGGVVAPLLKVGITTITVTRDRIPPGFAIFDIDPATVRDFSARIHAAGTVIWNGPMGVFETPPFDQGTLGIALAMAEATKRGAVTVVGGGDSAAAVAQAGLTDQVSHVSTGGGAALEFLEGKVLPGVAALDEA, encoded by the coding sequence ATGAAGCGGACGTTGGCCTCACTCGACCCGGCCCGCCTTGACGGTCGGCGGGTGGTAGTCAGGGTCGATTTCAACTGCCCGGTCAAGGACGGTAAGGTGACCGACGACACCCGGATCCGGGCGTCGCTGCCGACCATTGAGTATCTCCGGTCCAAGGGCGCGCGAGTCGTCCTCCTGTCGCATTTTGGCCGGCCCAAGGGGGCGCCGGATCCGAAATATACGATCCGGCCGTGCGTCCGCGCCCTGGAGTCTGCGCTCGGGGCCACCGTCACGTTCGTCGAGAATCCGGCCTCCGAGGCCGCGGTCGGTGCCACGAAGCGACTGGCGCGGGGCGGTGTGGCATTGATGGAAAACACCCGCTTCTATCCCGGCGAAGAAACCAACGATCCTGAGCTCTCGAGGCAGTTCGCCGCCCTTGGCGAACTTTACGTCAATGATGCGTTCGGTTCCGCCCATCGGGCTCAGGCCTCGACTTCTGGGATCGCGGAGATCCTCAAGCCGGCCGTGTCCGGGTTCTTGATGGAGACCGAACTCAACTATCTCGGCGAGGCGTTGACTCGGCCGAAGCGGCCCTTCATCTCGGTCATGGGGGGCGCCAAGATTAGCGGGAAGATCGATCTGATCGAAGCGCTGCTCCCCAAGGTCGACCAAGTGCTGGTTGGCGGGGCCATGGCGTGCACCTTCTTCAAGGCCATGGGACTCGAAACCGGGAACTCCCTGATCGAACCGGACCGGGTCGAGTTGGCGAAGGCGTTGCTCGACCGGGCCGGCGACAAACTGGTGCTGCCGCGGGGCGGGGTCGTGGCGCCTCTACTCAAGGTCGGGATCACGACGATTACGGTAACCCGCGACCGGATTCCGCCCGGGTTTGCGATCTTCGATATCGACCCGGCAACCGTTCGGGACTTCAGCGCCCGGATCCACGCCGCCGGTACGGTGATCTGGAACGGTCCGATGGGCGTCTTCGAAACGCCTCCGTTCGACCAGGGCACCCTGGGGATCGCCTTGGCGATGGCGGAGGCCACCAAGCGAGGAGCGGTCACGGTGGTGGGCGGCGGCGATTCCGCGGCGGCGGTGGCCCAGGCCGGATTGACGGACCAAGTCAGTCATGTCTCCACTGGCGGCGGTGCGGCCCTTGAGTTTCTCGAAGGCAAGGTCCTTCCGGGCGTCGCCGCACTGGACGAGGCCTGA